One Lysinibacillus fusiformis genomic window carries:
- a CDS encoding phosphoribosylaminoimidazolesuccinocarboxamide synthase, translated as MELLYTGKTKNVFKLEDGHYLLKFKDDVTGENGVFDPGANTVGLTIDGAGLAGLRLTSYFYSKLNEQGVPTHYVDANFDDATMTVKPATVFGKGLEVICRFKAVGSFLRRYGAYVQEGQDLDSFVEVTIKDDDRLDPPISEDALAMLNLLTHEEYAILKQRTIEISKFVGAELAKKGLTLYDIKLEFGRDAQTNEILLIDEISGGNMRAYKGEQYIEPLELEKIMLAE; from the coding sequence GTGGAATTATTGTATACAGGTAAAACGAAAAATGTGTTCAAACTAGAAGATGGTCATTACTTATTAAAATTTAAAGATGATGTAACTGGTGAAAACGGCGTATTCGATCCAGGTGCAAATACTGTCGGTTTAACAATTGACGGTGCTGGTCTTGCTGGACTTCGCTTAACTTCTTATTTCTACTCAAAACTAAACGAACAAGGTGTCCCTACTCACTACGTAGATGCAAACTTCGATGATGCTACAATGACTGTAAAACCTGCAACGGTTTTCGGTAAAGGTTTAGAAGTCATTTGCCGCTTTAAAGCTGTAGGCTCTTTCTTACGCCGCTATGGTGCTTACGTACAAGAAGGACAAGATTTAGATTCTTTCGTAGAAGTAACAATCAAAGATGACGATCGCCTAGATCCTCCTATTTCTGAAGATGCTTTAGCGATGTTAAACCTGTTAACACACGAAGAATATGCAATCTTAAAGCAACGTACGATTGAAATTTCAAAATTCGTTGGCGCAGAGCTTGCGAAAAAAGGCTTAACACTTTATGATATTAAATTAGAATTTGGTCGCGACGCACAAACAAATGAAATTTTATTGATTGATGAAATTTCAGGGGGCAATATGCGTGCTTACAAAGGCGAACAATACATCGAACCATTAGAACTTGAAAAAATTATGCTAGCTGAATAA
- a CDS encoding Yip1 family protein encodes MENYNDTTQERPTVNPFLNVWMHPKQTARYMIDVKSIGFAILVLSIGYIGSLLSGLIDSNFMPELSPWLIALFCVIIAPIAGIIGTAFSAFITWLFGKLFKGTATFSALFKGLSLSAIPMIVLIPFYLIWLFTSPETLMDANLAGSAPWIFWPTTLATIVAGIWSFVITVGVVAEAHEISNWKAFFTVFIPSFILFIIFFVLIVVLFIGLIGVGMM; translated from the coding sequence ATGGAAAACTATAATGATACAACACAAGAAAGGCCAACAGTCAATCCGTTTTTGAATGTATGGATGCATCCAAAACAAACAGCTCGTTACATGATTGATGTTAAATCCATTGGCTTTGCGATTCTTGTATTGTCTATTGGTTACATTGGTTCATTGCTTTCTGGACTTATTGATAGTAATTTTATGCCTGAATTATCCCCTTGGCTTATCGCGCTATTTTGTGTGATTATAGCACCGATTGCCGGAATTATTGGTACAGCCTTCTCCGCTTTTATCACTTGGCTATTCGGTAAACTATTTAAAGGGACGGCGACCTTCTCTGCATTATTTAAAGGACTTAGCTTAAGCGCCATACCGATGATCGTCCTGATTCCTTTTTATTTAATTTGGCTCTTTACTTCTCCTGAAACTTTAATGGACGCTAACTTAGCAGGATCAGCACCTTGGATTTTTTGGCCAACAACGTTAGCAACTATAGTTGCTGGTATTTGGTCCTTTGTTATCACTGTCGGCGTTGTAGCGGAAGCACACGAAATTTCAAACTGGAAGGCTTTCTTTACAGTCTTTATTCCTTCTTTTATTTTATTCATTATCTTCTTTGTCCTTATTGTAGTTCTCTTTATTGGCCTGATTGGTGTCGGGATGATGTAA
- a CDS encoding pyridoxal-phosphate-dependent aminotransferase family protein produces the protein MYENILRHPGPTPIPKKVQLAMNRDIFSHRSNEFVELYRETIELVKPIFGTKQEILLLPSGGTAALEAAAVNTVSAGEDVVVITVGAFGDYFVSICEKYDFNVHKLEKQWGQACAAEELRQFLQPLQNIKAVFVTYNETSTGILNPIAELAQVVREESDALLIVDGVSCIGGAPAEMDAWGVDILVTGSQKAMMLPPGLSLISVSDRAWQVIEENKAPSYYLNLASYRSWAEKGMTPNTPAITLIYGLHEVCKLIEAEGGFAKTVARHALMKDMVRSAMNALHLELLTADEYASPTITAIMAPEGIALGDFLTHLKQQYHLDFAGGLGHLQGQIFRFGHMGYCFPSDVLQAISLMEAALQDFSYSFEPGAGVRAAQEVFLAAQRN, from the coding sequence ATGTATGAAAATATTTTAAGACATCCAGGGCCAACGCCTATTCCAAAAAAAGTTCAACTTGCCATGAATCGGGATATCTTTAGCCATCGAAGCAATGAATTTGTCGAGCTTTACCGCGAAACAATTGAACTTGTTAAGCCGATTTTTGGGACAAAGCAAGAAATTTTACTACTGCCTTCAGGCGGTACAGCCGCATTAGAAGCTGCGGCAGTCAATACCGTTTCTGCTGGAGAAGATGTTGTTGTTATTACTGTTGGGGCTTTCGGCGACTACTTCGTTTCGATTTGTGAAAAATATGACTTTAACGTACATAAGCTTGAAAAACAATGGGGTCAAGCGTGTGCGGCTGAGGAGTTACGACAATTTTTACAGCCATTACAAAATATTAAAGCTGTTTTTGTCACGTACAATGAAACGTCAACGGGTATTTTAAACCCCATTGCTGAATTGGCACAGGTTGTACGTGAAGAAAGCGATGCGCTATTGATTGTAGACGGCGTTAGTTGCATTGGCGGAGCACCCGCTGAAATGGATGCATGGGGCGTTGATATTCTCGTTACCGGTTCACAAAAAGCGATGATGCTACCGCCTGGTCTTTCTCTTATTAGTGTGAGCGATAGAGCATGGCAAGTGATTGAAGAAAATAAAGCCCCTTCTTATTACTTAAATTTAGCAAGCTATCGTAGTTGGGCAGAAAAAGGCATGACACCGAATACCCCTGCTATCACGCTCATTTATGGACTACATGAGGTTTGCAAACTCATTGAGGCAGAAGGAGGATTTGCCAAAACCGTTGCACGTCATGCGCTGATGAAAGATATGGTGCGCAGTGCGATGAATGCTCTTCATCTCGAACTTTTAACGGCTGACGAATATGCATCACCAACGATTACTGCCATCATGGCGCCAGAAGGAATTGCACTAGGTGATTTCTTGACGCATCTAAAACAACAATATCATTTAGATTTTGCTGGCGGACTTGGTCATTTACAAGGTCAAATTTTCAGATTCGGCCATATGGGCTATTGCTTCCCTAGCGATGTTTTACAGGCTATTTCTTTAATGGAAGCTGCGTTGCAAGACTTTTCTTACAGCTTTGAGCCAGGTGCGGGCGTGCGCGCAGCCCAAGAAGTATTTTTAGCAGCGCAACGAAATTAA
- a CDS encoding methyl-accepting chemotaxis protein, with amino-acid sequence MNLKAIIKFRSIKTKLIVFSLILLIIPLVTLGSLSYQQSKSSLEDVGKENLKNSVEMTIEMIKFLNKDVEAGTLPLAEAQEKVKVAILGEKTADGKRPLNKNIKLGDNGYIFVVNQEGVSVANPSIEGSNVWDEVDSNGVKFIQEMIKVGNNDGGFVSYEWPLPNTDTVEEKSVYAKTDPYWGWTIGASTYTVEFEKPADKILNFTLIVIGIAFVLGIVVIWKYASSMTKPINKVAEAMVLFADGDLTHENIEIKSDDEIGKLASAMNQMQNKLKDMIYKISQASDLITRSSDELTQSANEVKMGTEQVAMTMHDLATGAEGQAHHSSELTSLMDSFTSDLHKTNKYGEDIHHSSVEVLNLTNDGSHLMASSNEQMSKIDDIVQSAVVKVKNLDAQSQEISKLVIVIKDIANQTNLLALNAAIEAARAGEHGKGFAVVADEVRKLAEQVAFSVNDITGIVTNIQDDFDVVTGSLEDGYKEVKQGTDQIKATSETFNTISHSITDVVESVKLIATNLSIVAEDGQKMNSSIQEIAAVAEESAAGIEQTTATTEQASTSMEEMAGKSAQLADLALKLKELIAQFKL; translated from the coding sequence GTGAATTTGAAAGCAATTATAAAATTTCGTTCCATTAAAACAAAACTTATCGTTTTCTCATTAATCCTGTTAATTATTCCTTTAGTGACTTTAGGCTCTTTAAGCTATCAACAAAGTAAGTCGAGTTTAGAGGACGTAGGAAAAGAAAATTTAAAAAACAGCGTAGAAATGACGATTGAAATGATTAAATTTTTAAACAAAGATGTCGAGGCAGGAACGCTTCCATTGGCAGAAGCACAAGAGAAAGTAAAAGTAGCTATACTAGGTGAAAAAACGGCTGATGGTAAAAGACCACTCAATAAAAATATTAAGCTAGGTGACAACGGTTATATTTTTGTTGTCAATCAAGAGGGCGTTTCAGTCGCCAATCCAAGTATAGAAGGGTCAAATGTGTGGGATGAAGTTGACAGTAATGGTGTGAAGTTTATTCAAGAAATGATAAAAGTAGGAAATAATGACGGCGGTTTTGTCTCTTATGAATGGCCATTACCTAATACAGATACGGTAGAAGAAAAGAGTGTATATGCAAAAACGGATCCCTATTGGGGTTGGACGATCGGGGCAAGTACATATACTGTAGAGTTCGAAAAACCAGCGGACAAGATATTAAATTTCACATTAATCGTCATTGGTATTGCGTTTGTTTTAGGGATTGTAGTTATTTGGAAGTATGCAAGTAGTATGACTAAGCCAATTAATAAAGTAGCGGAGGCGATGGTTCTTTTCGCAGACGGTGACTTAACTCATGAAAACATTGAAATCAAATCAGATGATGAAATTGGCAAATTGGCTAGTGCAATGAATCAAATGCAGAACAAACTTAAAGATATGATTTACAAGATTTCACAAGCTTCAGATTTAATTACTCGTTCAAGTGATGAGCTAACTCAGTCGGCGAATGAAGTAAAAATGGGGACGGAGCAAGTGGCAATGACGATGCATGATTTAGCTACTGGTGCAGAAGGGCAAGCCCATCATTCGAGTGAATTAACTTCTTTAATGGATAGCTTTACTTCAGATTTACATAAAACAAATAAATATGGTGAGGATATTCACCATTCATCCGTTGAGGTGTTGAATCTTACGAATGATGGTAGCCATTTAATGGCGTCCTCTAATGAACAAATGTCGAAAATCGATGACATTGTCCAAAGTGCCGTGGTAAAAGTGAAAAATTTAGACGCTCAATCTCAAGAAATTTCGAAATTAGTCATTGTTATTAAAGATATAGCAAATCAAACTAATTTATTGGCCTTAAATGCGGCTATTGAGGCAGCAAGAGCTGGTGAGCATGGAAAAGGCTTTGCGGTTGTTGCAGATGAAGTCAGAAAACTTGCTGAACAAGTAGCCTTTTCGGTAAATGATATTACAGGCATTGTGACGAATATCCAAGATGATTTTGATGTCGTTACAGGCTCTTTAGAAGATGGCTATAAAGAGGTAAAACAAGGAACAGATCAAATTAAAGCAACGAGTGAAACCTTTAATACCATTAGCCATTCCATCACGGATGTCGTGGAAAGCGTTAAATTGATTGCCACGAATTTATCGATTGTGGCTGAAGATGGTCAAAAAATGAATAGTTCCATTCAGGAAATTGCCGCAGTCGCAGAAGAATCGGCAGCGGGAATTGAACAAACGACAGCTACGACCGAGCAGGCAAGTACTTCAATGGAAGAGATGGCTGGAAAATCAGCGCAACTAGCTGATTTAGCACTGAAGCTGAAAGAGCTGATTGCCCAATTTAAACTGTAG
- a CDS encoding pyridoxamine 5'-phosphate oxidase family protein yields MKTDIRMFNRACTDERQINEFLLEAQTAFLGLVDNDIPYVIPLNFVLKDGSFYFHGANEGRKIDIMNVNANACITISGNYGTMVNPTPANTDTAYMSVIVNGKIEIVTDLDEATAAMQSMLDKYVPDYFKAPLSKTHIDKYQSSLGSKTVVFKIKPINMTAKGNKLNEQMKFYPGRSVRQDFK; encoded by the coding sequence ATGAAAACTGATATTCGAATGTTTAATAGAGCATGTACAGATGAAAGACAAATCAATGAATTTTTATTAGAAGCACAAACAGCTTTTCTTGGGTTAGTGGATAATGACATACCCTATGTCATTCCATTAAATTTTGTATTAAAAGATGGAAGCTTTTATTTCCATGGTGCAAATGAAGGAAGAAAAATAGACATTATGAATGTTAATGCAAATGCATGTATAACAATAAGCGGAAATTATGGCACAATGGTCAATCCAACTCCTGCTAATACAGATACTGCTTATATGAGTGTGATCGTGAATGGAAAAATAGAAATTGTCACTGACTTAGACGAAGCAACTGCTGCCATGCAAAGTATGCTTGATAAGTATGTACCAGATTATTTTAAAGCCCCTTTATCGAAAACACATATCGACAAATATCAATCATCTTTAGGGAGTAAAACAGTGGTATTTAAAATTAAACCTATAAATATGACCGCCAAAGGAAATAAGTTAAATGAACAAATGAAGTTTTATCCAGGGAGATCAGTTAGACAGGATTTTAAGTAA
- a CDS encoding DUF1835 domain-containing protein gives MKSKVNMPFIYFLMEPKIVFVYKIDKQKYLNISDLSEGEWAAFALNHGDEWASFHHEKSEPLEGQSYWFAQKDQVKIIEEINTQIQHYRHSTYHEAAGARMHAVHIVSSESAAGSIRVALEPPKQVIGFPDVFSIGPLWKLTEKIGQAFRHEWLYENINYELDDDDYQVKFTNTLREIEDIPQQLPIYIWYGDNADEQIGLRFFLYYLRDKTNEIFLINTTACNASDGTLDNQHFPHTSQMNSTYLRRLFEKSTERKPLTDRERLVLQRDWETLSQKKDVLRLWMNENITSVPENHFDSVILSTIEQLHSEQVTKDFMPTGEVIGELFTQMNGVANVFFLEYRIRHLIYSGVLALKGIPKSMRHYQIQLRV, from the coding sequence ATGAAATCGAAAGTGAATATGCCATTTATTTATTTTTTAATGGAGCCAAAAATTGTTTTTGTTTATAAAATTGATAAACAAAAATATTTGAACATATCGGATTTAAGTGAGGGTGAATGGGCAGCGTTTGCGTTAAATCATGGCGATGAATGGGCATCGTTTCATCATGAAAAAAGCGAACCTCTTGAAGGGCAATCCTACTGGTTTGCTCAAAAGGATCAGGTCAAAATAATAGAAGAAATAAATACACAAATACAACATTATCGCCATTCTACATACCATGAAGCAGCAGGCGCTCGTATGCATGCGGTTCATATCGTTTCCTCCGAATCTGCAGCAGGCTCTATTCGAGTAGCACTGGAACCGCCCAAACAGGTCATTGGGTTTCCCGACGTTTTTTCTATCGGGCCTTTGTGGAAACTAACGGAAAAAATAGGTCAAGCATTTCGCCATGAATGGCTGTATGAAAATATTAACTACGAGCTAGATGATGATGACTATCAAGTTAAATTTACCAATACATTGCGTGAAATAGAAGATATCCCTCAACAGCTGCCAATCTATATTTGGTATGGTGATAATGCGGATGAGCAAATTGGGCTTCGTTTTTTCCTCTATTATTTACGCGATAAAACAAATGAAATTTTTCTTATTAACACCACTGCGTGCAATGCAAGTGATGGAACGCTTGACAATCAACATTTCCCTCATACAAGTCAAATGAATTCGACGTACCTAAGACGACTATTTGAAAAAAGCACAGAAAGGAAACCATTAACCGATCGAGAACGTCTCGTACTACAAAGAGATTGGGAAACATTGTCACAGAAGAAAGATGTCCTGCGTTTGTGGATGAATGAAAACATAACAAGCGTTCCAGAAAATCATTTTGATTCAGTCATTCTTTCGACAATAGAACAGTTGCATAGTGAGCAAGTAACCAAAGATTTTATGCCGACGGGCGAGGTCATTGGCGAACTTTTTACACAAATGAACGGGGTTGCTAATGTATTCTTTTTAGAATATAGAATTAGGCATTTAATCTATAGTGGCGTGCTTGCATTAAAAGGAATACCCAAGTCCATGAGGCATTATCAAATTCAACTACGCGTTTAA
- the gdhA gene encoding NADP-specific glutamate dehydrogenase yields the protein MTTTTVSNDQLAKEYVDGVFEQLKQQNCHQAEFLQAAEEIFISLVPVFAQHPEYIKANILSRIVEPDRIISFRVAWQDDNNQVQVNRGYRVQYSNVMGPYKGGLRFHPSVNESIIKFLGFEQIFKNALTGQPIGGGKGGSNFNPKGKSDSEIMRFCQAFMTELYRHIGPDVDVPAGDIGVGAREVGYLWGQYKRLTKASESGVLTGKTPGYGGSLARKEATGYGTVYFVKEMLQDANDSFEGKTVVVSGSGNVSTYAIEKAQAYGAKVVACSDSSGYVYDPDGLDLDAIKEIKEVKGDRISTYLNYRPNATFTEGCTGIWSIPCDIALPCATQNEINGDAARTLISNGVKAIGEGANMPSDLEAINEFLNAGVLFGPAKAANAGGVAVSALEMAQDSSRVFWSFEEVDAKLHQIMKDIYADSKAAADKYGYPGNLVVGANIAGFVKVADGMLSEGVY from the coding sequence ATGACAACAACAACTGTAAGCAACGATCAATTAGCGAAAGAATACGTAGATGGCGTATTCGAACAACTGAAACAACAAAATTGTCATCAAGCGGAGTTCTTACAAGCAGCTGAAGAGATTTTCATCTCATTAGTGCCTGTATTTGCACAACACCCTGAATATATTAAAGCAAATATCTTATCACGTATCGTGGAACCAGATCGCATCATCTCATTCCGCGTAGCTTGGCAAGATGATAATAACCAAGTTCAAGTAAACCGAGGTTATCGTGTGCAGTATAGCAATGTAATGGGCCCATACAAAGGCGGTCTTCGCTTCCACCCTTCCGTAAATGAATCAATCATCAAATTCTTAGGTTTTGAACAAATCTTTAAAAATGCTTTAACTGGCCAACCAATCGGTGGTGGTAAAGGTGGCTCTAACTTCAATCCTAAAGGAAAATCAGACTCGGAAATCATGCGCTTCTGTCAAGCATTCATGACTGAATTATACCGTCATATCGGTCCAGATGTCGATGTTCCTGCTGGTGATATTGGTGTAGGCGCTCGTGAAGTTGGCTATTTATGGGGGCAATACAAACGTTTAACAAAAGCAAGCGAATCAGGTGTATTAACTGGTAAAACTCCTGGTTATGGCGGATCTTTAGCTCGTAAAGAGGCTACTGGTTACGGTACAGTTTATTTTGTAAAAGAAATGCTACAAGATGCAAATGATTCATTCGAGGGCAAAACAGTTGTCGTTTCAGGTTCAGGTAACGTATCAACTTACGCAATCGAAAAAGCGCAGGCATACGGGGCAAAAGTAGTAGCTTGCTCTGACTCTTCAGGCTATGTCTATGATCCAGACGGTTTAGACCTTGATGCGATTAAGGAAATCAAAGAAGTAAAAGGTGATCGTATCTCAACATACTTAAACTATCGTCCAAATGCTACATTTACTGAAGGTTGTACGGGTATCTGGTCAATTCCATGTGATATCGCTCTACCATGTGCTACACAAAACGAAATCAATGGCGACGCTGCTCGTACATTAATCTCAAATGGTGTGAAAGCAATTGGTGAAGGAGCAAACATGCCATCTGACCTTGAAGCAATTAATGAATTCTTAAATGCTGGCGTATTATTCGGTCCTGCTAAAGCAGCAAATGCTGGTGGCGTAGCTGTATCTGCTCTTGAAATGGCGCAAGATTCAAGCCGTGTATTTTGGTCATTTGAAGAAGTAGATGCTAAACTACACCAAATTATGAAAGACATTTATGCAGATAGTAAAGCAGCTGCTGATAAATACGGCTACCCTGGTAACCTTGTTGTTGGCGCAAATATCGCAGGCTTCGTAAAAGTTGCAGATGGTATGCTATCTGAAGGCGTATATTAA
- a CDS encoding YkuS family protein, which translates to MSRIIGVEQSLSNVEEALKAQGYEVLQLRHEEDAKNCDACVITGQDKNVMGISDPVMAGPVIDANGLSAEEVIQRVEKFFN; encoded by the coding sequence TTGTCTAGAATAATTGGTGTTGAGCAATCATTATCAAATGTTGAAGAAGCATTAAAAGCACAAGGATACGAAGTGCTACAGCTTCGTCATGAAGAGGATGCAAAAAATTGTGATGCCTGCGTAATCACAGGACAAGACAAAAATGTAATGGGCATTAGCGATCCTGTAATGGCAGGACCTGTCATTGATGCGAATGGTCTTTCGGCTGAAGAAGTTATTCAGCGTGTAGAGAAATTTTTTAACTAA
- a CDS encoding restriction endonuclease: MTKWWMVRAGDNNELIPVWKQQGIVSIGWPQLGNPQKYASKELLSAKANTVYEEEKPQSRSSWVNQVWRFSHEIQVGDRVLSYSKEKREYIIGTVTQPHFYDETIGNPNYPNTLKVNWETSTVDRDLLPQAAKNSLGSVLTVFRVDQWGGELEQLLKNPTTQAPQPVDTDDEVIEDLISKAFVMIEDKVDKLDPWQMQDLVGALLQAMKYNVRISPKGPDGGIDILAYKDAFGFEKPIIKVQVKHRKSSASAPEVQQLLGANPLEAHCLFVSTGGFTSHAEAVAKHNSVKLVDLEQLVQLIVQWYEDMPNDARALLPLQKMYVPE; encoded by the coding sequence TTGACAAAATGGTGGATGGTTAGAGCAGGGGATAATAATGAATTAATTCCAGTATGGAAACAACAAGGAATTGTATCAATTGGGTGGCCTCAATTAGGTAATCCGCAAAAATATGCTTCCAAAGAGCTGCTAAGTGCTAAAGCGAATACTGTTTACGAGGAAGAGAAGCCACAGTCTAGAAGTAGTTGGGTAAATCAGGTTTGGCGTTTTAGTCATGAAATACAAGTTGGTGATAGAGTCCTTTCTTATTCTAAGGAAAAGCGCGAGTATATTATCGGCACAGTTACACAACCACATTTTTATGATGAAACAATTGGCAATCCCAATTATCCAAATACACTCAAAGTAAATTGGGAAACATCAACCGTAGATCGCGATTTATTACCACAAGCTGCTAAAAACAGCTTAGGTTCAGTGTTAACTGTCTTCCGTGTAGATCAATGGGGTGGGGAACTTGAACAATTATTAAAAAATCCAACAACTCAAGCGCCACAGCCAGTTGATACAGATGACGAAGTAATTGAGGATCTAATAAGCAAAGCGTTTGTTATGATTGAAGATAAAGTTGATAAGCTAGATCCTTGGCAAATGCAAGATTTAGTAGGGGCGCTGTTACAAGCCATGAAATACAACGTGCGTATAAGTCCTAAAGGGCCAGATGGGGGTATAGATATCCTAGCTTATAAAGATGCTTTTGGATTTGAAAAACCAATTATCAAGGTACAGGTGAAACATAGAAAATCCTCTGCGTCAGCACCAGAAGTGCAACAATTGCTTGGAGCCAATCCATTAGAAGCGCATTGCTTATTTGTCTCTACAGGTGGCTTTACTTCACATGCAGAAGCGGTGGCAAAGCATAATTCAGTCAAATTAGTTGATTTAGAACAATTGGTACAACTAATCGTTCAATGGTATGAAGATATGCCAAACGATGCAAGAGCATTGCTACCATTACAGAAAATGTATGTACCTGAATAA
- a CDS encoding YaiI/YqxD family protein has protein sequence MKLLIDADACPVVDLALSISSEYEIETILFCDTSHRIERDNVITIMVPKGPDSVDFTLVNALSKHDIVITQDYGLAAMVLARGGYPIDQNGREMSDENIERLLDMRHVGQKIRRAGGRTKGPKKRTQENNISFELKFRQICERAISAKKMEESTDGK, from the coding sequence GTGAAGTTATTAATTGACGCTGACGCCTGTCCAGTCGTGGATTTAGCGCTTTCTATATCATCTGAGTATGAGATTGAAACTATCTTGTTTTGCGATACATCACACCGTATTGAACGTGATAACGTAATAACAATTATGGTGCCCAAGGGTCCTGATTCGGTTGATTTCACGCTAGTGAATGCGCTTTCAAAACACGATATTGTCATTACACAGGATTATGGTCTAGCAGCCATGGTTTTGGCGAGAGGGGGATATCCAATCGATCAAAATGGACGTGAAATGTCAGATGAAAATATCGAACGTTTGCTCGATATGCGCCATGTTGGACAGAAAATCAGGCGTGCAGGTGGACGAACCAAGGGACCTAAAAAACGAACGCAAGAAAACAATATTTCGTTCGAATTGAAATTTCGACAAATTTGTGAACGAGCAATTTCAGCAAAGAAAATGGAGGAATCTACAGATGGAAAATGA
- a CDS encoding D-serine ammonia-lyase — protein MENELKHELFNQHPLLKGMANEDTVFWENTKWIKTAKTELFSMKEVEDAEETLKRFSSYLIVAFPELTKSKGFIESSIREIPAMKEALEKQYHLSIPGRFLLKCDFALPISGSIKARGGIYEVLKHAERLAIANGKLKIEDDYTVLATEELRAFFQQYTIAVGSTGNLGLSIGIMGKKLGFNVVVHMSSDAKEWKKALLREKGATVIEYQADYSVAVEQGRQEAEQDPLCHFIDDENSKDLFAGYAVAAKRLKVQCEKTNIIVDETHPLFVYLPCGVGGGPGGVAYGLREIFGEHVHIFFAEPVASPCMTIGLMTGLHDAISVEDIGLDNKTEADGLAVGRASKFVGKVMETYINGCYTVKDEELFTSLGLMMESEGLFLEPSAHAGMFGPIQLLKNGQAYLEKHALTEKMAQATHLVWATGGSMVPQEMREEYLKKAMSNK, from the coding sequence ATGGAAAATGAGCTTAAACACGAACTATTTAATCAACATCCGTTACTAAAAGGCATGGCAAATGAAGATACTGTCTTTTGGGAAAATACAAAATGGATAAAAACGGCGAAAACAGAGCTCTTTTCGATGAAGGAAGTAGAGGATGCGGAAGAAACGCTTAAACGCTTTTCTTCCTATTTAATAGTAGCATTTCCTGAGCTTACGAAGAGTAAGGGGTTTATTGAATCATCTATTCGAGAGATACCAGCTATGAAAGAGGCACTTGAAAAACAATATCACCTATCGATACCAGGTCGATTCCTATTGAAATGTGATTTTGCTTTACCGATTTCAGGCTCTATTAAAGCACGTGGCGGTATTTATGAAGTGCTAAAACATGCGGAGCGACTAGCAATTGCCAATGGAAAACTAAAAATAGAGGATGATTATACCGTTTTAGCAACGGAAGAACTACGAGCATTCTTCCAACAGTATACGATTGCAGTAGGTTCTACCGGTAATCTAGGGTTAAGTATCGGCATTATGGGCAAAAAACTCGGCTTTAATGTCGTTGTACATATGTCCAGTGATGCAAAAGAGTGGAAAAAGGCATTGTTGCGCGAGAAAGGTGCAACCGTTATTGAATATCAAGCGGATTATAGTGTAGCTGTAGAACAAGGTCGTCAGGAAGCTGAACAAGATCCCTTATGTCATTTTATAGATGATGAGAACTCTAAAGACTTATTTGCCGGATATGCGGTGGCAGCAAAGCGTTTAAAAGTTCAATGTGAAAAGACGAACATTATAGTGGATGAAACCCATCCATTGTTCGTGTATTTGCCATGTGGTGTTGGTGGTGGACCAGGTGGGGTAGCGTACGGTTTACGTGAAATTTTCGGAGAACACGTCCATATTTTCTTTGCTGAACCGGTGGCATCTCCTTGCATGACCATCGGGCTAATGACAGGTTTACATGACGCCATTAGTGTAGAGGATATCGGTCTGGACAATAAAACAGAAGCGGATGGCTTGGCTGTTGGCCGTGCCTCCAAATTTGTCGGTAAGGTAATGGAAACGTATATTAATGGCTGTTACACAGTGAAGGATGAAGAATTATTTACATCACTGGGCTTGATGATGGAGTCAGAGGGATTATTTTTAGAGCCATCTGCCCATGCGGGAATGTTTGGTCCCATTCAATTGCTGAAAAATGGGCAAGCCTATTTAGAGAAGCATGCATTAACAGAGAAAATGGCACAGGCGACGCATCTTGTTTGGGCAACTGGCGGTAGTATGGTACCTCAGGAGATGCGTGAGGAGTATTTGAAAAAGGCAATGAGCAATAAGTAA